In a single window of the Raphanus sativus cultivar WK10039 chromosome 9, ASM80110v3, whole genome shotgun sequence genome:
- the LOC108824999 gene encoding protein ACCELERATED CELL DEATH 6-like isoform X1 has product MDPSEASLDGIEAQRSTDVSHDQRNRRYFLMNLMNNGESQKRACTPLPKESVPEFLTNLRLSDLYNLPGESVAMKSEMFSAMRAGNIEFLEKMKRYETPMACFKNKEGDSILHLAASYGHLELVKGIVSECPSLLLEPNWEDRIPLHVAARAGHLAVVETLVLSVTCLSAKLSSEEERERLNLYVLKDKDGDTPLHLALKDLHEKTEVLILLMYQHRTRNQSISHFVMHQRRIRCSSYTGTSALMKTAACLVNANQRVSFIANKDGISPMYLAVLAGNVSLVNSMLKHPSHNNIQGLASQLEGRKSLVHAALKAKNTDVLEVILSEDPGLVNERDEKGRTCLSVGASVGFYKGVYKLLDHSTSTVFECNDDGSFPIHIAVEKGHVDVVKEIIKRCPDSVEQLNRDGQNVLHIAAKSGKAASFLMGYIKRLGGTKNHLIKEQDVNGNTPLHLATINWRPRTCFAMTNSKILNIQNKDGLRPLDIAEINLQPDYVLRERMTLMVLLCVYEPRGVTWRPTSGMTLRSRSETLSGYGEKYKDRVNVLLLVAALVATITYAAGFTMPGGFNTSAPNLGMAVLIDDRTFSNFLVCDTLAMQCSVIAIVALIWAQLGDQELAHRAFHLALPSLFFALFFMSSAFIYGVNAAVKENTVLDDKIHIISATFCNVMLVLLGPYVIPQVYGIPFVQDLTSLYLYILLWFVSEDDDDISIFLKRESMGSSSRDQVENC; this is encoded by the exons ATGGATCCTTCAGAAGCTAGTCTAGATGGAATTGAGGCACAGAGGTCAACGGACGTGTCTCATGACCAACGCAACCGAAGATACTTCCTCATGAACCTGATGAATAACGGTGAAAGCCAAAAAAGAGCATGCACACCGCTACCTAAGGAGTCTGTCCCTGAGTTTTTAACCAATCTCAGACTCTCTGATCTTTATAACCTTCCCGGTGAATCTGTGGCCATGAAATCAGAGATGTTTAGTGCCATGCGAGCCGGGAACATAGAGTTTCTGGAGAAGATGAAACGGTATGAAACACCAATGGCATGCTTCAAGAACAAGGAGGGAGATTCCATTCTCCACCTTGCTGCTTCTTATGGTCATCTTGAGCTAGTGAAAGGCATAGTCTCTGAATGTCCATCTCTTTTATTGGAGCCAAATTGGGAGGATCGGATTCCGCTTCATGTGGCGGCTCGTGCTGGCCATTTAGCAGTTGTTGAGACACTTGTTTTGTCGGTAACATGTCTTTCAGCTAAGCTATCGTCGGAGGAAGAGAGGGAGAGGTTGAATCTCTATGTTCTCAAGGATAAAGATGGAGATACGCCTCTACACTTAGCCCTGAAAGACCTCCATGAAAAAACAGAGGTATTGATT CTTTTGATGTATCAGCATCGCACTAGGAACCAATCTATTTCACACTTTGTCATGCATCAACGACGTATCAGATGCAGTTCATATACTGGAACATCAGCACTAATGAAGACAGCTGCTTGTCTAGTGAATGCAAACCAACGTGTTTCATTTATTGCAAATAAGGATGGAATATCACCCATGTATCTGGCAGTTTTAGCTGGTAATGTGTCCCTTGTGAATTCAATGTTGAAACATCCTTCTCATAATAACATCCAAGGCTTGGCCTCACAATTAGAAGGGAGAAAATCACTTGTTCATGCAGCTCTAAAGGCCAAGAATACAG ATGTTCTTGAAGTTATTCTCAGTGAAGACCCGGGCCTTGTCAATGAGCGAGATGAAAAAGGAAGAACTTGTCTTTCAGTTGGAGCATCTGTAGGGTTTTATAAAGGAGTATACAAGCTATTAGACCATTCAACCTCAACCGTCTTTGAATGCAACGATGATGGTTCCTTTCCCATTCATATAGCAGTGGAAAAAGGTCATGTGGATGTTGTTAAAGAGATTATAAAACGTTGTCCGGACTCAGTAGAGCAACTTAACAGAGATGGTCAGAACGTTCTTCACATTGCAGCAAAGAGTGGGAAAGCTGCATCTTTTCTGATGGGTTATATCAAGAGACTTGGTGGTACAAAGAACCATCTTATCAAGGAGCAAGATGTGAACGGGAATACGCCTTTGCACCTAGCCACCATAAACTGGCGACCTCGAACTTGCTTTGCTATGACCAACTCAAAGATACTTAATATTCAGAACAAAGATGGTTTGAGACCTCTGGATATTGCAGAGATAAACCTGCAGCCTGATTATGTTTTGCGAGAG AGGATGACATTGATGGTCTTGCTATGTGTTTATGAACCAAGAGGTGTTACTTGGCGTCCAACAAGTGGGATGACTTTAAGAAGCAGATCAGAGACTCTTAGTGGTTATGGTGAAAAATACAAAGACCGTGTCAACGTACTTCTACTAGTGGCAGCTCTTGTTGCAACCATAACGTACGCTGCAGGTTTTACTATGCCAGGTGGGTTTAACACCTCTGCTCCAAACTTGGGCATGGCTGTTTTGATCGATGACCGCACTTTCTCAAACTTTCTGGTATGTGACACCTTGGCAATGCAATGCTCCGTTATAGCAATAGTTGCTCTTATCTGGGCACAGTTGGGAGATCAAGAACTCGCGCACAGAGCTTTTCATTTGGCTTTGCCTTCACTCTTCTTTGCTCTATTCTTCATGTCTTCAGCATTCATTTATGGAGTCAATGCTGCAGTAAAAGAAAACACCGTGCTTGATGACAAGATACATATTATATCTGCAACCTTCTGTAATGTGATGCTTGTCCTCCTCGGACCTTACGTTATCCCACAGGTCTATGGCATTCCTTTTGTTCAAGATCTAACCAGTCTTTATCTCTATATTCTTTTGTGGTTTGTTAGTGAAGACGATGATGACATCTCCATTTTTTTGAAGAGGGAGTCAATGGGATCCTCAAGCCGGGATCAAGTTGAAAATTGTTAA
- the LOC108824999 gene encoding protein ACCELERATED CELL DEATH 6-like isoform X4: protein MDPSEASLDGIEAQRSTDVSHDQRNRRYFLMNLMNNGESQKRACTPLPKESVPEFLTNLRLSDLYNLPGESVAMKSEMFSAMRAGNIEFLEKMKRYETPMACFKNKEGDSILHLAASYGHLELVKGIVSECPSLLLEPNWEDRIPLHVAARAGHLAVVETLVLSVTCLSAKLSSEEERERLNLYVLKDKDGDTPLHLALKDLHEKTETAACLVNANQRVSFIANKDGISPMYLAVLAGNVSLVNSMLKHPSHNNIQGLASQLEGRKSLVHAALKAKNTDVLEVILSEDPGLVNERDEKGRTCLSVGASVGFYKGVYKLLDHSTSTVFECNDDGSFPIHIAVEKGHVDVVKEIIKRCPDSVEQLNRDGQNVLHIAAKSGKAASFLMGYIKRLGGTKNHLIKEQDVNGNTPLHLATINWRPRTCFAMTNSKILNIQNKDGLRPLDIAEINLQPDYVLRERMTLMVLLCVYEPRGVTWRPTSGMTLRSRSETLSGYGEKYKDRVNVLLLVAALVATITYAAGFTMPGGFNTSAPNLGMAVLIDDRTFSNFLVCDTLAMQCSVIAIVALIWAQLGDQELAHRAFHLALPSLFFALFFMSSAFIYGVNAAVKENTVLDDKIHIISATFCNVMLVLLGPYVIPQVYGIPFVQDLTSLYLYILLWFVSEDDDDISIFLKRESMGSSSRDQVENC, encoded by the exons ATGGATCCTTCAGAAGCTAGTCTAGATGGAATTGAGGCACAGAGGTCAACGGACGTGTCTCATGACCAACGCAACCGAAGATACTTCCTCATGAACCTGATGAATAACGGTGAAAGCCAAAAAAGAGCATGCACACCGCTACCTAAGGAGTCTGTCCCTGAGTTTTTAACCAATCTCAGACTCTCTGATCTTTATAACCTTCCCGGTGAATCTGTGGCCATGAAATCAGAGATGTTTAGTGCCATGCGAGCCGGGAACATAGAGTTTCTGGAGAAGATGAAACGGTATGAAACACCAATGGCATGCTTCAAGAACAAGGAGGGAGATTCCATTCTCCACCTTGCTGCTTCTTATGGTCATCTTGAGCTAGTGAAAGGCATAGTCTCTGAATGTCCATCTCTTTTATTGGAGCCAAATTGGGAGGATCGGATTCCGCTTCATGTGGCGGCTCGTGCTGGCCATTTAGCAGTTGTTGAGACACTTGTTTTGTCGGTAACATGTCTTTCAGCTAAGCTATCGTCGGAGGAAGAGAGGGAGAGGTTGAATCTCTATGTTCTCAAGGATAAAGATGGAGATACGCCTCTACACTTAGCCCTGAAAGACCTCCATGAAAAAACAGAG ACAGCTGCTTGTCTAGTGAATGCAAACCAACGTGTTTCATTTATTGCAAATAAGGATGGAATATCACCCATGTATCTGGCAGTTTTAGCTGGTAATGTGTCCCTTGTGAATTCAATGTTGAAACATCCTTCTCATAATAACATCCAAGGCTTGGCCTCACAATTAGAAGGGAGAAAATCACTTGTTCATGCAGCTCTAAAGGCCAAGAATACAG ATGTTCTTGAAGTTATTCTCAGTGAAGACCCGGGCCTTGTCAATGAGCGAGATGAAAAAGGAAGAACTTGTCTTTCAGTTGGAGCATCTGTAGGGTTTTATAAAGGAGTATACAAGCTATTAGACCATTCAACCTCAACCGTCTTTGAATGCAACGATGATGGTTCCTTTCCCATTCATATAGCAGTGGAAAAAGGTCATGTGGATGTTGTTAAAGAGATTATAAAACGTTGTCCGGACTCAGTAGAGCAACTTAACAGAGATGGTCAGAACGTTCTTCACATTGCAGCAAAGAGTGGGAAAGCTGCATCTTTTCTGATGGGTTATATCAAGAGACTTGGTGGTACAAAGAACCATCTTATCAAGGAGCAAGATGTGAACGGGAATACGCCTTTGCACCTAGCCACCATAAACTGGCGACCTCGAACTTGCTTTGCTATGACCAACTCAAAGATACTTAATATTCAGAACAAAGATGGTTTGAGACCTCTGGATATTGCAGAGATAAACCTGCAGCCTGATTATGTTTTGCGAGAG AGGATGACATTGATGGTCTTGCTATGTGTTTATGAACCAAGAGGTGTTACTTGGCGTCCAACAAGTGGGATGACTTTAAGAAGCAGATCAGAGACTCTTAGTGGTTATGGTGAAAAATACAAAGACCGTGTCAACGTACTTCTACTAGTGGCAGCTCTTGTTGCAACCATAACGTACGCTGCAGGTTTTACTATGCCAGGTGGGTTTAACACCTCTGCTCCAAACTTGGGCATGGCTGTTTTGATCGATGACCGCACTTTCTCAAACTTTCTGGTATGTGACACCTTGGCAATGCAATGCTCCGTTATAGCAATAGTTGCTCTTATCTGGGCACAGTTGGGAGATCAAGAACTCGCGCACAGAGCTTTTCATTTGGCTTTGCCTTCACTCTTCTTTGCTCTATTCTTCATGTCTTCAGCATTCATTTATGGAGTCAATGCTGCAGTAAAAGAAAACACCGTGCTTGATGACAAGATACATATTATATCTGCAACCTTCTGTAATGTGATGCTTGTCCTCCTCGGACCTTACGTTATCCCACAGGTCTATGGCATTCCTTTTGTTCAAGATCTAACCAGTCTTTATCTCTATATTCTTTTGTGGTTTGTTAGTGAAGACGATGATGACATCTCCATTTTTTTGAAGAGGGAGTCAATGGGATCCTCAAGCCGGGATCAAGTTGAAAATTGTTAA
- the LOC108823953 gene encoding E3 ubiquitin-protein ligase RMA1, translating to MAMDQSFEDASGELYGEGAFTFNNTKPDPITASLHPSEDTNGDSSFDCNICLDSVQEPVVTLCGHLFCWPCIHKWLHVQTTDEHHQRHNKQCPVCKSKVSHSTLVPLYGRGGGNSQDKDTTCAVPRRPVYKLEMVNSSTDLRLSQRVHFNNRHDGYYPVSGVMSSNSLSYSPVMDPMVVMVGEMVATRLFGTRVMDRFTYPDTYNLAETSCPRMRRQIMKADKSLGRIFLFLICCVALCLVLF from the coding sequence ATGGCCATGGACCAATCCTTTGAAGATGCTTCTGGAGAACTCTATGGAGAAGGTGCATTTACTTTCAACAACACCAAGCCAGACCCAATCACAGCCTCTCTACATCCTTCTGAAGATACCAACGGCGATTCCAGCTTCGACTGCAACATTTGCCTAGACTCAGTGCAAGAACCCGTTGTTACCCTCTGTGGCCACCTCTTCTGCTGGCCCTGCATCCACAAATGGCTTCATGTACAGACCACCGATGAACACCACCAAAGACATAATAAACAGTGTCCTGTTTGTAAATCCAAAGTCTCTCACTCTACTTTGGTTCCCTTGTATGGCCGAGGCGGTGGCAATAGTCAGGACAAAGATACAACCTGTGCTGTGCCTAGAAGACCGGTTTACAAGCTTGAGATGGTGAACTCAAGTACCGATCTTCGGTTATCTCAACGGGTTCATTTCAATAACCGGCATGATGGTTACTACCCTGTCTCAGGGGTGATGAGTTCCAACAGTTTGTCATACTCTCCTGTTATGGATCCAATGGTGGTGATGGTTGGTGAAATGGTGGCGACGAGGCTGTTTGGAACCAGAGTTATGGATAGATTCACGTATCCGGACACTTACAATCTCGCGGAGACTAGCTGCCCGAGGATGAGAAGACAGATAATGAAAGCCGATAAATCATTGGGAagaattttcttgtttttaatatGTTGTGTGGCTCTGTGTCTTGTACTGTTTTAG
- the LOC108824999 gene encoding protein ACCELERATED CELL DEATH 6-like isoform X3, whose protein sequence is MDPSEASLDGIEAQRSTDVSHDQRNRRYFLMNLMNNGESQKRACTPLPKESVPEFLTNLRLSDLYNLPGESVAMKSEMFSAMRAGNIEFLEKMKRYETPMACFKNKEGDSILHLAASYGHLELVKGIVSECPSLLLEPNWEDRIPLHVAARAGHLAVVETLVLSVTCLSAKLSSEEERERLNLYVLKDKDGDTPLHLALKDLHEKTEVLIHRTRNQSISHFVMHQRRIRCSSYTGTSALMKTAACLVNANQRVSFIANKDGISPMYLAVLAGNVSLVNSMLKHPSHNNIQGLASQLEGRKSLVHAALKAKNTDVLEVILSEDPGLVNERDEKGRTCLSVGASVGFYKGVYKLLDHSTSTVFECNDDGSFPIHIAVEKGHVDVVKEIIKRCPDSVEQLNRDGQNVLHIAAKSGKAASFLMGYIKRLGGTKNHLIKEQDVNGNTPLHLATINWRPRTCFAMTNSKILNIQNKDGLRPLDIAEINLQPDYVLRERMTLMVLLCVYEPRGVTWRPTSGMTLRSRSETLSGYGEKYKDRVNVLLLVAALVATITYAAGFTMPGGFNTSAPNLGMAVLIDDRTFSNFLVCDTLAMQCSVIAIVALIWAQLGDQELAHRAFHLALPSLFFALFFMSSAFIYGVNAAVKENTVLDDKIHIISATFCNVMLVLLGPYVIPQVYGIPFVQDLTSLYLYILLWFVSEDDDDISIFLKRESMGSSSRDQVENC, encoded by the exons ATGGATCCTTCAGAAGCTAGTCTAGATGGAATTGAGGCACAGAGGTCAACGGACGTGTCTCATGACCAACGCAACCGAAGATACTTCCTCATGAACCTGATGAATAACGGTGAAAGCCAAAAAAGAGCATGCACACCGCTACCTAAGGAGTCTGTCCCTGAGTTTTTAACCAATCTCAGACTCTCTGATCTTTATAACCTTCCCGGTGAATCTGTGGCCATGAAATCAGAGATGTTTAGTGCCATGCGAGCCGGGAACATAGAGTTTCTGGAGAAGATGAAACGGTATGAAACACCAATGGCATGCTTCAAGAACAAGGAGGGAGATTCCATTCTCCACCTTGCTGCTTCTTATGGTCATCTTGAGCTAGTGAAAGGCATAGTCTCTGAATGTCCATCTCTTTTATTGGAGCCAAATTGGGAGGATCGGATTCCGCTTCATGTGGCGGCTCGTGCTGGCCATTTAGCAGTTGTTGAGACACTTGTTTTGTCGGTAACATGTCTTTCAGCTAAGCTATCGTCGGAGGAAGAGAGGGAGAGGTTGAATCTCTATGTTCTCAAGGATAAAGATGGAGATACGCCTCTACACTTAGCCCTGAAAGACCTCCATGAAAAAACAGAGGTATTGATT CATCGCACTAGGAACCAATCTATTTCACACTTTGTCATGCATCAACGACGTATCAGATGCAGTTCATATACTGGAACATCAGCACTAATGAAGACAGCTGCTTGTCTAGTGAATGCAAACCAACGTGTTTCATTTATTGCAAATAAGGATGGAATATCACCCATGTATCTGGCAGTTTTAGCTGGTAATGTGTCCCTTGTGAATTCAATGTTGAAACATCCTTCTCATAATAACATCCAAGGCTTGGCCTCACAATTAGAAGGGAGAAAATCACTTGTTCATGCAGCTCTAAAGGCCAAGAATACAG ATGTTCTTGAAGTTATTCTCAGTGAAGACCCGGGCCTTGTCAATGAGCGAGATGAAAAAGGAAGAACTTGTCTTTCAGTTGGAGCATCTGTAGGGTTTTATAAAGGAGTATACAAGCTATTAGACCATTCAACCTCAACCGTCTTTGAATGCAACGATGATGGTTCCTTTCCCATTCATATAGCAGTGGAAAAAGGTCATGTGGATGTTGTTAAAGAGATTATAAAACGTTGTCCGGACTCAGTAGAGCAACTTAACAGAGATGGTCAGAACGTTCTTCACATTGCAGCAAAGAGTGGGAAAGCTGCATCTTTTCTGATGGGTTATATCAAGAGACTTGGTGGTACAAAGAACCATCTTATCAAGGAGCAAGATGTGAACGGGAATACGCCTTTGCACCTAGCCACCATAAACTGGCGACCTCGAACTTGCTTTGCTATGACCAACTCAAAGATACTTAATATTCAGAACAAAGATGGTTTGAGACCTCTGGATATTGCAGAGATAAACCTGCAGCCTGATTATGTTTTGCGAGAG AGGATGACATTGATGGTCTTGCTATGTGTTTATGAACCAAGAGGTGTTACTTGGCGTCCAACAAGTGGGATGACTTTAAGAAGCAGATCAGAGACTCTTAGTGGTTATGGTGAAAAATACAAAGACCGTGTCAACGTACTTCTACTAGTGGCAGCTCTTGTTGCAACCATAACGTACGCTGCAGGTTTTACTATGCCAGGTGGGTTTAACACCTCTGCTCCAAACTTGGGCATGGCTGTTTTGATCGATGACCGCACTTTCTCAAACTTTCTGGTATGTGACACCTTGGCAATGCAATGCTCCGTTATAGCAATAGTTGCTCTTATCTGGGCACAGTTGGGAGATCAAGAACTCGCGCACAGAGCTTTTCATTTGGCTTTGCCTTCACTCTTCTTTGCTCTATTCTTCATGTCTTCAGCATTCATTTATGGAGTCAATGCTGCAGTAAAAGAAAACACCGTGCTTGATGACAAGATACATATTATATCTGCAACCTTCTGTAATGTGATGCTTGTCCTCCTCGGACCTTACGTTATCCCACAGGTCTATGGCATTCCTTTTGTTCAAGATCTAACCAGTCTTTATCTCTATATTCTTTTGTGGTTTGTTAGTGAAGACGATGATGACATCTCCATTTTTTTGAAGAGGGAGTCAATGGGATCCTCAAGCCGGGATCAAGTTGAAAATTGTTAA
- the LOC108824999 gene encoding protein ACCELERATED CELL DEATH 6-like isoform X2: MDPSEASLDGIEAQRSTDVSHDQRNRRYFLMNLMNNGESQKRACTPLPKESVPEFLTNLRLSDLYNLPGESVAMKSEMFSAMRAGNIEFLEKMKRYETPMACFKNKEGDSILHLAASYGHLELVKGIVSECPSLLLEPNWEDRIPLHVAARAGHLAVVETLVLSVTCLSAKLSSEEERERLNLYVLKDKDGDTPLHLALKDLHEKTELLMYQHRTRNQSISHFVMHQRRIRCSSYTGTSALMKTAACLVNANQRVSFIANKDGISPMYLAVLAGNVSLVNSMLKHPSHNNIQGLASQLEGRKSLVHAALKAKNTDVLEVILSEDPGLVNERDEKGRTCLSVGASVGFYKGVYKLLDHSTSTVFECNDDGSFPIHIAVEKGHVDVVKEIIKRCPDSVEQLNRDGQNVLHIAAKSGKAASFLMGYIKRLGGTKNHLIKEQDVNGNTPLHLATINWRPRTCFAMTNSKILNIQNKDGLRPLDIAEINLQPDYVLRERMTLMVLLCVYEPRGVTWRPTSGMTLRSRSETLSGYGEKYKDRVNVLLLVAALVATITYAAGFTMPGGFNTSAPNLGMAVLIDDRTFSNFLVCDTLAMQCSVIAIVALIWAQLGDQELAHRAFHLALPSLFFALFFMSSAFIYGVNAAVKENTVLDDKIHIISATFCNVMLVLLGPYVIPQVYGIPFVQDLTSLYLYILLWFVSEDDDDISIFLKRESMGSSSRDQVENC, from the exons ATGGATCCTTCAGAAGCTAGTCTAGATGGAATTGAGGCACAGAGGTCAACGGACGTGTCTCATGACCAACGCAACCGAAGATACTTCCTCATGAACCTGATGAATAACGGTGAAAGCCAAAAAAGAGCATGCACACCGCTACCTAAGGAGTCTGTCCCTGAGTTTTTAACCAATCTCAGACTCTCTGATCTTTATAACCTTCCCGGTGAATCTGTGGCCATGAAATCAGAGATGTTTAGTGCCATGCGAGCCGGGAACATAGAGTTTCTGGAGAAGATGAAACGGTATGAAACACCAATGGCATGCTTCAAGAACAAGGAGGGAGATTCCATTCTCCACCTTGCTGCTTCTTATGGTCATCTTGAGCTAGTGAAAGGCATAGTCTCTGAATGTCCATCTCTTTTATTGGAGCCAAATTGGGAGGATCGGATTCCGCTTCATGTGGCGGCTCGTGCTGGCCATTTAGCAGTTGTTGAGACACTTGTTTTGTCGGTAACATGTCTTTCAGCTAAGCTATCGTCGGAGGAAGAGAGGGAGAGGTTGAATCTCTATGTTCTCAAGGATAAAGATGGAGATACGCCTCTACACTTAGCCCTGAAAGACCTCCATGAAAAAACAGAG CTTTTGATGTATCAGCATCGCACTAGGAACCAATCTATTTCACACTTTGTCATGCATCAACGACGTATCAGATGCAGTTCATATACTGGAACATCAGCACTAATGAAGACAGCTGCTTGTCTAGTGAATGCAAACCAACGTGTTTCATTTATTGCAAATAAGGATGGAATATCACCCATGTATCTGGCAGTTTTAGCTGGTAATGTGTCCCTTGTGAATTCAATGTTGAAACATCCTTCTCATAATAACATCCAAGGCTTGGCCTCACAATTAGAAGGGAGAAAATCACTTGTTCATGCAGCTCTAAAGGCCAAGAATACAG ATGTTCTTGAAGTTATTCTCAGTGAAGACCCGGGCCTTGTCAATGAGCGAGATGAAAAAGGAAGAACTTGTCTTTCAGTTGGAGCATCTGTAGGGTTTTATAAAGGAGTATACAAGCTATTAGACCATTCAACCTCAACCGTCTTTGAATGCAACGATGATGGTTCCTTTCCCATTCATATAGCAGTGGAAAAAGGTCATGTGGATGTTGTTAAAGAGATTATAAAACGTTGTCCGGACTCAGTAGAGCAACTTAACAGAGATGGTCAGAACGTTCTTCACATTGCAGCAAAGAGTGGGAAAGCTGCATCTTTTCTGATGGGTTATATCAAGAGACTTGGTGGTACAAAGAACCATCTTATCAAGGAGCAAGATGTGAACGGGAATACGCCTTTGCACCTAGCCACCATAAACTGGCGACCTCGAACTTGCTTTGCTATGACCAACTCAAAGATACTTAATATTCAGAACAAAGATGGTTTGAGACCTCTGGATATTGCAGAGATAAACCTGCAGCCTGATTATGTTTTGCGAGAG AGGATGACATTGATGGTCTTGCTATGTGTTTATGAACCAAGAGGTGTTACTTGGCGTCCAACAAGTGGGATGACTTTAAGAAGCAGATCAGAGACTCTTAGTGGTTATGGTGAAAAATACAAAGACCGTGTCAACGTACTTCTACTAGTGGCAGCTCTTGTTGCAACCATAACGTACGCTGCAGGTTTTACTATGCCAGGTGGGTTTAACACCTCTGCTCCAAACTTGGGCATGGCTGTTTTGATCGATGACCGCACTTTCTCAAACTTTCTGGTATGTGACACCTTGGCAATGCAATGCTCCGTTATAGCAATAGTTGCTCTTATCTGGGCACAGTTGGGAGATCAAGAACTCGCGCACAGAGCTTTTCATTTGGCTTTGCCTTCACTCTTCTTTGCTCTATTCTTCATGTCTTCAGCATTCATTTATGGAGTCAATGCTGCAGTAAAAGAAAACACCGTGCTTGATGACAAGATACATATTATATCTGCAACCTTCTGTAATGTGATGCTTGTCCTCCTCGGACCTTACGTTATCCCACAGGTCTATGGCATTCCTTTTGTTCAAGATCTAACCAGTCTTTATCTCTATATTCTTTTGTGGTTTGTTAGTGAAGACGATGATGACATCTCCATTTTTTTGAAGAGGGAGTCAATGGGATCCTCAAGCCGGGATCAAGTTGAAAATTGTTAA